TGACGCCCACTGACCCGCCACCGACGGTGGCCATCAATTTTCTATTGGCCTTCGTGGGGCCGTTGGCCTGGTATATTTTGCTGCTGGTGCCTTTTTCGGCTTTGCAAGGCCAGTCCTCTGCCTGGCTTTGGGAGACGGTTTTTCCGCTTATCCTGGTTTCAGGCGTCGTGGGCTTCCTGTTTTTCCTGGTCCGCGGGGTGTACATCATGGGGCTGCGGCGGGCCGAGGATGCCGAGTTTCACTTCGTCTGGAAATTGCTGGTGAGCCTGCTGCTGCCGCTCATGGGCTTGCTGGTCAACAACGGCCTTTTCTGGGGTGGGCTGAGCAGTTCCCGCAGCCACGAGGAAGGCGTTTTTGGCAATTTCAACAGCCCCTGGTTTTACATTCTGGCCGTGCTCAACGGCGTGCTGCTCTGCATGCCCGACCAGTCCGGGCGCTGGACCCGGCTGGCGGTATTTTTGGGGCGGAGCGTGCTGCTGAGCTATACATTCTATTTTTTCGTCGTTTTCCTGCCGTACCTGCCGCTGTCCATTCTGGCTATCCTGCTCATTGGGCTGGGGTTTCTGATGCTTACGCCCCTGGTTCTGCTGGTGGTGCACGTGCGGGAGCTGAGCACGGACCTGGACTACCTGCAACGCTTTTTCTCCCGAAGCTGGCTCCGCGCCTGTCTGGTTGCCGGGGCCCTGACCTTGCCGCTCATTATTACGGGCAGCTACCTGCACAACCGCTGGATGCTACACCAAGCCCTGGCGTACCGCTACACGCCCGATTACAGCCGCCGTTACGACCTCGATGCCGCGGCGCTGGCCAACACGCTGAACATCATCAAAGACCATAAAGAGCGGCCCTTCGGCTTTTCCATGGGCCGGCAAGTGCCTTACCTTTCCACGCTTTTCAATTGGCTGGTGCTGGATAATCTGACGCTGTCGGATGATAAAATTGCTTCTCTGGAGCAGCTTTTTTTGGGTACCGAGCCCGAAGCTGCGGAAGAATTTAGAAATCCTGGTTTTACGGCCCGTACTACTCGCCCGGTCCTGAGTGGCCTTACCGCCCGTACCCACTACGACGCCGCACAGCAGGCCTGGGTGAGCTGGCTCGATCTGCAAGTCAATAATACTGACTCTACCGAAACGGCCGGGGAATACGCTACCACGCTCACGCTGCCGGTGGGGTGCTTCGTGAGTGGCTATTACCTCGACATGAACGGGCGACGGGAGCCGGGCATCCTGTCCGAGAAAAAAGCCGCGGCCTGGGTGTATGCCCAGATTGTAAACGAAACCCAGGTAAAGGACCCCGGCCTGCTGGCCTACGACGACCAGGGCCGTCTCAACCTGCGCGTGTACCCGGTGGTGCGCCAGGCGGCCCGCACGACGGGCCTGCAGCTACTGCATAAGGAGCCCGTCGTGCTGACCGTGGATGGCCGCCGCATTACGCTCGGCGACTCCACGGCCCGGCCCCTGACGGCCACCGTGCTGACGCCCGACAAGACGGTAGCGTATATAAGTGCGGCCGCCAAGCAGCGCCTTCCCCTGGTGCGCCGCACGCCCTACTATCATTTTCTGCTGGACGTATCGGCTGCGGCTGGCAACCAGAAAGCTGCCTACGCCCGCCGGGTTGCGAGCCTACGGGCGCAACAAGGTGGGACCGGGCCGGCACGCTTCACACTAGTTGATGCCTATGCTACACCTGTTCGGGAATCAGCGCAGTGGCAGAATGCCGTAGCCCAACACGAAAGCCAAGGTGGGTTTTACCTGGACGGAGCCCTGCGCCAACTGTTGTTTGACACCCAGCAGCACCCCAGCAACACCTATCCAATAATCGTGGTGGTGACCGACAACCTCAACAAGGCCATCCTGGGTCCGGGCCTGGCCGAGCTGAGCAGTGCTTATCCGGAGAGTGACCAGTTTTTCGTACTGGCCGCTGATGGCAGCCTGGAGCCCCATTCCCTGCGGCAGAATATGCATGTGGTACGGGCTGCTGAGACCATGCCGGCGGGACCCCGGTTGGTGCGCGCCTGGCCTACCGCCGCCCGGCCCCAGGCCTACCTACCCGACAATGCTGCGGCCGACATTGTGCTGAACCGGGCCCGGGTGAGCGTTCCGGCGCCCGGGGCGGCCGGTAGCCGGTGGCAAACCGGCCTGCTGTTGCACGGCTACCAGCAGTGGCAGGCGTTTCACCCCGAAGCTACTAACGAGCAGCGTGTCCCGTTTCTGCGCGCCAGTTTCCGCACTGGCATCATGACCAGCTTTACGGCCTACCTGGCGCTAGAAAATGCCGCCCAGAAAGCGGCCCTGGCCCGCAAGCAAGAGCAGGTAATAAACGCCAACGCCGCCCTCGACCTCGATGAAAGTCCCGCCGACACGACCACCAACGTGCCCATCGACGAGGAAGTGTGGGTGCTGCTGGCTGCGGGCCTGCTACTGGCTTTCTGGCAGCTGCGGCGCACCATGCAGATAAGCTAGGCTGCCTACTACACCCAACAGGCCTGATTGGCTAATTCATTTCTTGCGAATGAGTAGCCAACCGGGCCCGTTGAGTTTATACGTTTCCTGCCAGGTTAGCTTGCCGTCGTAACGGCAGCACGGGTTTCCCGGGGCTTTTGCACAAGGTAGTAATACAGCAGAATCAGCAGGCCGGTCAGGAAGGGGGCAAGGGCCATGTGCTTGCCGGTCAGGCTGCCCCAAACGCGCACGGTATCGAAGCCGAAAAACTCGCTGATCATCCAGTAGGAGTTGGCCGAAATCCAGAAAACGATGGCCAGGTTGTGGGCCAGTTCGGCCTTAATGTCGCGGGTGCGCCAGGTGATCAGCACGGCAATTAAGAGAGTCGGGAAAATCATGGTAAGGCCCAGGGGCTTCCAGATCATACACCAGCCGATGTCCTTAAGCAGCCAGAACAGGATGTGCATGTTTTCCATACGGCGGTACGGTGCCGGGATGGTATAAAGCTGGTCGGAAGGCTGGCTCATGGGAAACGGAAAAAGGGGCCCGCAAAAATAGCAGACCGCGTCACAGATCAGCCACGCCAAACCCTGGTAACGTCTTCAACATCCGAAGGCTAGGAGTAGGGCAATAAAAAAGCCACCCAATTGGGTGGCTGATTCAGCAAGAATAAGCTAAGAATTAGTTGAGCCACAGCTGAGCTACGGGCTCAAACCGCTGACTGTTGAAAGCCCCGTACGGCCGCTCGGCGTAAAAACCCAGGACGTGTACTTGCAGCTTGCCCGTACGGGCATTCGGACGGTACTGCACTGGGTACACGGTGCCGGTTTCTGGCCAGTCCCCGATATGGTCGGTGGGCCGGCAACTGGCATCAATGCAGCGGGCATACTGCTGCACGGGGAGAGGAAAAGGAAGGCTGGTCTTCTTCGTTCTGCGCATATCCAAAAATACGAATATTATTTTTAAGCTAAAAATATTAGGTAGAAAAAAAGAAGGAAATTTATCCAAATAGTGTCACTGGGCTAGGATTAAAACGATATTAAAGATAAAAGTTTAAAAAGAAAATTTTGATTGTCTGGAACTATTCTGTCTGCCTTTTCTATAGAAGTGCTAATGATATTAGTTATATGGCTCTGTTTGTGCTAACGAGTGTTAGTTATGGAATGCAGCCAGCTTTTTTGGCAATGGCTGCGTTGCTCTGGACCGTGCTAAGGACTGTTTGGCTGAAGGTTATCTTCGCTAATCCAATGAATATTATTGACTTTCTATGTAGATAGTCGTTATTTTTCCGTATCCCAAAGCGTCCGCCTACGTATCGGGTAGTATCCTGCCTTTTGTATTGTCTGCTCCGTTATGAATACCACCGCACCTTGCTTGTTCTCTTCGCTGCCGGCGGCCCTGCAAAACCGCTTTGTTCAGTTTTTGCGCCAGGAGTTGGGCGGCAGTCATCATACGGCTGTTGCACCCGCCGATGAATGGATGCAAGCCGCTCTGGTCGTAGACCCTACGGTGCAAGTGCACCCTAGCCGCGGCACCTTCTGGATTCGGCGCGGCCGCCAAGCCCTGGAAAACATTGCC
Above is a genomic segment from Hymenobacter cellulosivorans containing:
- a CDS encoding leishmanolysin, translated to MRRTKKTSLPFPLPVQQYARCIDASCRPTDHIGDWPETGTVYPVQYRPNARTGKLQVHVLGFYAERPYGAFNSQRFEPVAQLWLN
- a CDS encoding MSEP-CTERM sorting domain-containing protein, translating into MRNLLNPKWLLLLNTLPLVLLAALCYAEFTVVHSLLPAPSVALWGWFGLVLAGLGLSTLGYALVQIQRSQPVGVAYCVLALAAHSAFIMFYLNLDTQILPRDVPRWMVPTDLLLYVGTFLMPTLAYAVFALVVRLTPTDPPPTVAINFLLAFVGPLAWYILLLVPFSALQGQSSAWLWETVFPLILVSGVVGFLFFLVRGVYIMGLRRAEDAEFHFVWKLLVSLLLPLMGLLVNNGLFWGGLSSSRSHEEGVFGNFNSPWFYILAVLNGVLLCMPDQSGRWTRLAVFLGRSVLLSYTFYFFVVFLPYLPLSILAILLIGLGFLMLTPLVLLVVHVRELSTDLDYLQRFFSRSWLRACLVAGALTLPLIITGSYLHNRWMLHQALAYRYTPDYSRRYDLDAAALANTLNIIKDHKERPFGFSMGRQVPYLSTLFNWLVLDNLTLSDDKIASLEQLFLGTEPEAAEEFRNPGFTARTTRPVLSGLTARTHYDAAQQAWVSWLDLQVNNTDSTETAGEYATTLTLPVGCFVSGYYLDMNGRREPGILSEKKAAAWVYAQIVNETQVKDPGLLAYDDQGRLNLRVYPVVRQAARTTGLQLLHKEPVVLTVDGRRITLGDSTARPLTATVLTPDKTVAYISAAAKQRLPLVRRTPYYHFLLDVSAAAGNQKAAYARRVASLRAQQGGTGPARFTLVDAYATPVRESAQWQNAVAQHESQGGFYLDGALRQLLFDTQQHPSNTYPIIVVVTDNLNKAILGPGLAELSSAYPESDQFFVLAADGSLEPHSLRQNMHVVRAAETMPAGPRLVRAWPTAARPQAYLPDNAAADIVLNRARVSVPAPGAAGSRWQTGLLLHGYQQWQAFHPEATNEQRVPFLRASFRTGIMTSFTAYLALENAAQKAALARKQEQVINANAALDLDESPADTTTNVPIDEEVWVLLAAGLLLAFWQLRRTMQIS